One Malassezia restricta chromosome III, complete sequence DNA segment encodes these proteins:
- a CDS encoding importin-9: MDTLVARLQDTLSSDQATRDAAEQYLAHETLPKSGTDDVLGVQLAQILSEASLSLFVRQAAAIALKKYVRKRWSIFFDTFTQDMVVNGIVQTVDATPVEAKEHIRTSLLACLCDAEPKVRSQASDILSLISSCDFPDHFPQLLPTLQGYLHSYTEQDAHAAYKVHGAMKFLLDLVHVELDENQLLMVAQQLVPLLQGIVSSSSDWITPHTRARCINVFHQCLISLYMAKDTYVDTVHMVTTHYLPPWLQGMQVLMSPDFFNSANWQEPVTWEMLGLRHEIVAFLGTASHFRNIFQEYAPTLLRLVIAQLQAMVPLFIECHMLDNISFPSSVEADADVACSVSMLAESCFTFLTRQSRAAAMRDVCVQGGVGGDGAATDTLHTLLVLMRTYAQVTNEDVETWEADLNAYVEQDDAENVLAGLRPAISDLLENMLDSFPLPVLRQLRVCVDGISTAQAHAKDAWWVPIEAQLWLIGASHEAVDDILLDRDDADLLSIPRMLELLVLPHLSMQAPIYLCGRCFVFASQYVQALPQDVARRIFVAAVDVVRMPDASLPLKLSAVRAICNIKMDRAEATGSDDAAVLEHFTTLLPVATHSTLVLLLDTLEAFIPRDKSSSLSLDVLQRMTEAILLSWRHHMSDPAIELSISYVLESLLKCPVPGCPAQTLYMSMQAFAPCLSVDVELGVAPSAAAMIRSVFRVADAEMLRDVVSFAFPAVASYMLVGEDVEALQSLMQSLAILCEKCPHDILGWHDEHDTPSLQILLRIIERLLCMDEQVCGQAFGKFLVALFAQAGSMLAPVMPALLHALVAKLAQATMPDCTLTLLYALAYLMAHHAEAVVAQLAATELEGGESALVTFVRRWLADVLYTTTPDMLQEHMTALMQLFQHWTPSLQHLFVDGDVLPAPDHVIMTRSRTKAYQQYEQIPASTKVLKLLLQEYATSRKLLDEAHARDVQAKAPLEEQLDHDEWSDEDDVDLGLDINWADFQDEEEEGDVMDEADVREALRAVGIADVPSGIRTRRDVDRVRRTHCLAQFLRSLDARVPYVGEAVSHLNATERACLSSL, translated from the coding sequence ATGgacacgctcgtggcgcgtcTCCAAGACACGCTTTCGAGTGACCAGGCGACGCGTGATGCGGCGGAGCAGTATTTAGCACATGAGACGCTCCCCAAAAGTGGCAcagacgacgtgctggGTGTCCAACTGGCGCAGATCTTATCGGAGGCGTCCCTGTCTCTCTTTGTGCGACAGGCAGCTGCTATTGCGCTAAAAAAGTACGTGCGCAAGCGCTGGTCTATCTTTTTTGATACATTTACGCAAGATATGGTGGTGAATGGCATTGTACAGACTGTGGATGCCACACCGGTCGAGGCAAAAGAACACATTCGCACGTCTCTTTTGGCCTGTCTGTGCGATGCTGAGCCGAAGGTGCGCAGCCAGGCATCAGATATCCTCTCTTTGATTAGCAGCTGTGACTTTCCAGACCATTTTCCACAGCTTCTGCCTACACTACAAGGGTACCTTCATTCTTATACTGAACAGGACGCTCATGCGGCGTACAAGGTCCATGGCGCGATGAAATTCCTTCTCGACTTGGTCCATGTGGAACTGGACGAGAATCAACTGCTGAtggtggcgcagcagctggtgcCTTTGCTCCAGGGTATTGTAAGCAGCTCCAGTGACTGGATTACGCCTCACACAcgggcgcgctgcatcaaTGTGTTCCACCAGTGCCTCATCTCGCTCTATATGGCAAAGGATACGTACGTTGATACGGTGCATATGGTCACGACGCACTACCTTCCACCCTGGCTCCAGGGCATGCAGGTGCTCATGTCACCCGACTTTTTCAACTCGGCGAATTGGCAGGAGCCTGTGACATGGGAGATGCTAGGCTTGCGTCACGAAATCGTCGCATTCCTTGGAACGGCCTCGCACTTTCGAAACATTTTTCAGGAATACGCACCGACTTTGCTGCGCCTTGTCATTGCTCAACTCCAAGCCATGGTACCGCTTTTTATCGAGTGCCATATGCTTGACAACATATCGTTTCCGTCCTCTGTCGAGGCCGATGCGGATGTGGCATGCAGCGTGTCTATGCTAGCCGAGAGCTGCTTTACGTTTCTCACTCGCCAGagtcgtgctgctgctaTGCGAGACGTTTGTGTTCAGGGCGGTGTTGGCGGCGATGGTGCCGCCACAGACACGCTGCATACACTCCTGGTACTcatgcgcacgtacgcaCAAGTCACGAACGAAGACGTTGAGACGTGGGAAGCGGATCTGAATGCGTATGTGGAACAGGACGATGCAGAAAATGTCCTAGCAGGACTTCGACCTGCGATCTCCGACTTGCTGGAAAATATGCTCGACTCTTTCCCCCTGccggtgctgcgccagctgcgtGTGTGCGTCGATGGCATATCtacggcgcaggcgcacgcTAAGGACGCCTGGTGGGTCCCCATCGAGGCCCAACTCTGGCTCATTGGTGCGTCGCATGAGGCGGTGGATGATATTTTGTTGGAccgcgacgacgcggaTTTATTGTCAATACCGCGCATGCTGGAGCTTCTGGTTTTACCGCATCTCTCGATGCAGGCGCCCATATACCTCTGTGGCCGGTGCTTTGTTTTTGCTTCGCAGTACGTCCAGGCACTTCCGCAGGatgtggcgcggcgcattTTCGTGGCCGCCGTGGATGTTGTACGTATGCCGGACGCGTCTCTTCCCCTGAAATTGTCGGCAGTGCGAGCTATATGTAACATCAAGATGGACCGTGCTGAAGCTACTGGGTCGGACGATGCGGCTGTGTTGGAGCACTTTACCACGCTACTACCTGTCGCAACACActcgacgctcgtgctTCTTCTAGACACGCTCGAAGCCTTTATTCCCCGGGACAAGTCCAGCTCGCTGTCtctcgatgtgctgcagcgcatgacCGAAGCCATCCTGCTGTCTTGGCGACATCACATGTCGGATCCTGCGATTGAGTTGTCGATTTCGTATGTGCTGGAATCGCTTCTCAAGTGCCCTGTACCTGGCTGCCCGGCCCAGACGCTTTACATGAGCATGCAGGCATTCGCGCCTTGCTTAAGCGTGGATGTCGAGCTCGGCGTGGCtccgagcgcggcagcgatgATCCGGAGTGTGTTTCGCGTTGCGGATGCCGAGATGCTGAGAGACGTTGTGTCTTTTGCCTTCCCGGCGGTGGCATCGTACATGCTTGTGGGCGAGGATGTCGAGGCACTCCAGAGTCTGATGCAAAGTCTTGCGATCCTTTGTGAGAAGTGCCCACATGACATCTTGGGGTGgcacgacgagcacgaCACCCCGTCTCTACAGATTCTCTTGCGTATCATTGAGCGTCTGCTGTGCATGGACGAGCAAGTTTGTGGACAGGCCTTTGGCAAGTTCCTTGTTGCGCTGTTTGCACAGGCAGGCAGCATGTTGGCGCCGGTGATGCCTGCGCTGCTACATGCTTTGGTCGCCAAGCTGGCGCAGGCAACGATGCCAGACTGCACACTCACCCTGCTGTACGCGTTAGCGTACCTGATGGCGCACCACGCCGAGGCTGTTGTGGCCCAGCTGGCTGCGACCGAGCTGGAGGGTGGCGAGTCTGCGCTTGTGACATTTGTGCGTCGATGGCTTGCCGATGTGTTGTATACCACGACGCCTGACATGCTTCAGGAGCACATGACCGCCCTGATGCAACTCTTTCAGCACTGGACACcgtcgctgcagcatctCTTTGTGGATGGCGACGTTCTCCCTGCGCCGGACCATGTGATCATGACTCGCTCGCGTACCAAGGCCTACCAGCAGTATGAGCAGATTCCCGCGTCGACCAAGGTACTCAAGCTTCTACTGCAAGAGTACGCGACGAGTCGAAAGCTtctggacgaggcgcatgcTAGGGACGTGCAGGCCAAGGCACCGCTCGAAGAGCAGCTGGATCATGATGAGTGGTCGGACGAGGATGACGTGGACTTGGGCCTGGATATCAACTGGGCCGACTTccaggacgaagaggaggagggggatgtcatggacgaggcggacgtGCGTGAGGCATTGCGTGCGGTGGGCATCGCGGATGTCCCATCAGGTAtccgcacgcgccgcgatgTCGACCGCGTGCGCAGGACGCACTGCCTGGCGCAGTTTCTGCGttcgctcgacgcgcgtgtccCGTATGTGGGCGAAGCTGTGTCGCATCTGAATGCCACAGAGAGGGCGTGTCTATCGTCACTGTGA